The DNA region GACATGCCTTTGGGATCATGCGCCCGTACGCCGGCTCCGGCGGCCAAGAGCTCCCGAATGATGAAAGCCGCCTGGGTCTGGCGGGCATCATCGGTGTCCGGCTTGAAGGTGAGCCCCAGGATGCCGACGGTCTTGCCGTCCAGCGAGCCCAGCTTTCGCTCCGCCTTGCGGACGACGAAGCGATGCATGTCCCGGTTGGATTCCACCGCGGCCCGGACGATGGACAGCTCGCTGTCCGCCTTGCGGCTGGTGGCGAGGAATTCGGCGGTGTCTTTGGGGAAGCAGCTGCCGCTCCAACCGCTGGAAACCTGCAGGAATTTCTCCCCGATCCGGGAGTCCAGCCCCATTCCCCGGGCGACGTCCTGCACGTTGGCTCCCAATGCTTCGCACAGGCGGGCCACTTCATTGATGTAGCTGATTTTCACCGCAAGGAACGCGTTGGAAGCGTATTTGATCATCTCCGCGCTCTTGGTGTCCGTCTCGAACCAAACGGCTTCGGGGCGGTTCATGCCTTCTTCGAAAAACGGCATGTCTCCCAGAAATTCGCCGAATCGCTCCCGTTTCACCAGGGGGCGGTACAGTTCCCGCATCATCCCGAATGCCCGTTCATGCTCCGCGCCGATCACGATGCGGTCCGGGAAGAACACGTCCTCCAGCGCAAACCCTTCCCGGAGAAACTCGGGATTGCTCACCACGGCGAAATGATTGCCCGGCTCCAGGCCGGACGTTTCCGCGAGAATCCGGGACACGAGGTCGGCCGTCCCCACGGGAACCGTGGATTTGTCCACCACGACGGTGAACCGGTCCTTGGACAGATGCCGGCCGATGCTTTCCGCCGCGCTTTTGACGTACGTCAAATCGGCCGTTCCGTCCGGGGCCGTCGGGGTGCCCACACAGATGAACACCAGATCCGCCTCGGACACCGAAGCAAACGAGGTGTCGGCAAACAAAGTCTTGCCGACGGTGCGGCGGATCAATGCTTCCAGTCCGGGTTCGTAAATGGGGCTGCTGCCGGAACGGATGCTCTCCACTTTGGCGGGATCCACGTCCACCACGCAGGTGTGATGCCCCAGGGCGGCAAACGCGGCCGCCGTCACGCTTCCCACATATCCGGAACCGATGCACGTCACGTTCATGGGACCATCTTCTCCATTTCGCAAGAATTGAGGCGCTCCCGATAGACGGCGATGGTGCGCCTCAGGCCTTCCTCCAGATCCACGGTCGGTTCCCAGCCGAGGAGCCGCTTCGCCTTGTCGATCACCGGGCG from Staphylospora marina includes:
- a CDS encoding UDP-glucose dehydrogenase family protein, encoding MNVTCIGSGYVGSVTAAAFAALGHHTCVVDVDPAKVESIRSGSSPIYEPGLEALIRRTVGKTLFADTSFASVSEADLVFICVGTPTAPDGTADLTYVKSAAESIGRHLSKDRFTVVVDKSTVPVGTADLVSRILAETSGLEPGNHFAVVSNPEFLREGFALEDVFFPDRIVIGAEHERAFGMMRELYRPLVKRERFGEFLGDMPFFEEGMNRPEAVWFETDTKSAEMIKYASNAFLAVKISYINEVARLCEALGANVQDVARGMGLDSRIGEKFLQVSSGWSGSCFPKDTAEFLATSRKADSELSIVRAAVESNRDMHRFVVRKAERKLGSLDGKTVGILGLTFKPDTDDARQTQAAFIIRELLAAGAGVRAHDPKGMSMFREVNPDLPVHYCDRPEDVAEGADAIILLTHWREYLELDWSAIGDAMRQRYVLDTRNFLPPNRIVELGFELEGIGVPPRKPAAACGTAVETGH